TGGAACGGAAGTAGAGAATGAACCTTTATTTAGTCATCCTAGTTCATTCTTGGACAAGACCTTGTTAGATCATCTATTCAATTTATGGTTATTCAGATTAGGTTTTGTATTGGAAATTTCAAAGCTGTGACCAAATAAACTATGCCACATATAATATCCTACGCTTTACATAAGACAACATATTTGAGACAACAGTTCTAAACTTATCAAAAGGAAAAGTATGACAGACACAACGAGGAATAAACGATGGAAAAAGTCACTTGCGATTTATTCGACGTTCAATGAAAAAAGACAAGAACTGAAAGGACTTGGAGCCAATGATTACAGTTTAATTAATTCCCTACTAAAAGTAAATGATGAAGTAAGGCTACATACTCGCTTTATCTATTCAATGATAAACCCTAAAAGTTTGCACTATTGTGGTCATTCTTTCCTTAATCATTTTCTAGACTTAATTAAACACCCGAAACTATGTGGCTTTATTAATCTAACAGATGCCGAGGTGCTAATAGAAAAAGATAATATAGACTTACTTATTCATGATAATAACCATTTTATGATCATAGAAAATAAGTTGAATGCGGGAGATGGAAAGCATCAAATTTCTCGTTATATCACCGCAGTTAAAGAAAAGTTTAACATTCCTGATAGCGAAATGAGTACTAGAATTTCGGTCATCTATTTATCAAAAAAAAATACTGTTCCACAACCTCAAAGCTATAAGGGTTTTAAGTTAGAAAAAGATATTTTGGTATGGCAAAAGACTAACGTGGATTTACATAAATGTAATCTTTCATTATCAGGAAAAGTGGAAATCCCCTTCTATCATTACCCCTACTTTTCAACGATTTCTCCCGCTAAAGAAGGGATCGATGCCTGGGTTGGTAATTGTAGTGCCTCTTGTAATAAAACGAATGTCAAAAATGCTTTTATTGAATATCAGCTAATCATTAGCAAAATAAATAAAAATAAATCGTGGAAAAAAATTATGACCCTATCTGACTACAGCTTAAATTTACCTCTAGACGAAG
This Moritella sp. 5 DNA region includes the following protein-coding sequences:
- a CDS encoding PD-(D/E)XK nuclease family protein — protein: MTDTTRNKRWKKSLAIYSTFNEKRQELKGLGANDYSLINSLLKVNDEVRLHTRFIYSMINPKSLHYCGHSFLNHFLDLIKHPKLCGFINLTDAEVLIEKDNIDLLIHDNNHFMIIENKLNAGDGKHQISRYITAVKEKFNIPDSEMSTRISVIYLSKKNTVPQPQSYKGFKLEKDILVWQKTNVDLHKCNLSLSGKVEIPFYHYPYFSTISPAKEGIDAWVGNCSASCNKTNVKNAFIEYQLIISKINKNKSWKKIMTLSDYSLNLPLDEEKEMYDFMVEAKTNLVDFISRKINKSITESLEKYEYEIDSCITTLKDGDITDIALNEFTSTHISNWINKIGQKSEWKNVGFVAKSKYSDNRVYFLLADWHIYLAKLDGRPYKWDETNRISIGQYREKIMSEPKGLYDRLDQVDSELRALCK